A single Osmerus mordax isolate fOsmMor3 chromosome 9, fOsmMor3.pri, whole genome shotgun sequence DNA region contains:
- the LOC136948850 gene encoding BTB/POZ domain-containing protein 6-B-like isoform X2 produces MLLLKLIRETLKKSKKTGKHSGRLPVCYEILTLSLTKKMAAELYPATANTNLPNNGTTVMVTDKKNDVQVTQSATTTATTPTTQQNINNNNIDPTSWQSSHPTLRERNALMFNNELMADVHFIVGPLGESERLPAHKYVLAVGSSVFCAMFYGDLAEGESEIHIPDVEPAAFLILLKYMYSDEIDLEADTVLATLYAAKKYIVPALAKACVTFLETSLEARNACVLLSQSRLFEEPDLTQRCWEVIDAQAELALGSEGFCEIDLQTLEIILQRETLNTKEVVVFEAVKNWASSECKRQGLGATSSNKRAVLGKALYLVRIPTMTLEEFADGAAQSDVLTLEETHDVFLWYTAANKPKLDFPLPQRKGLVPQKCHRFQSSAYRSNQWRYRGRCDSIQFAVDKRIFIAGLGLYGSSGGKAEYNVKIELKRQGVTLAQNMTRFVSDGSSSTFPVWFEHPVQVEQDAFYTVSAILDGNELSYFGQEGMTEVQCGKVTFQFQCSSDSTNGTGVQGGQIPELVFYA; encoded by the exons ATGTTGCTCTTAAAATTGATTCGGG AAACACTGAAAAAGTCTAAAAAGACTGGTAAACACTCGGGAAGACTCCCAGTATGTTATGAGATTCTAACCCTGTCCTTGACGAAGAAGATGGCTGCAGAATTGTACCCAGCGACCGCAAACACCAACCTACCCAACAACGGAACCACAGTTATGGTTACTGACAAGAAAAACGATGTGCAGGTCACCCAGTCGGCAACCACAACAGCGACAACCCCTACCACCCAACAgaacataaacaacaacaacatcgatCCCACGAGCTGGCAGTCCAGCCATCCCACGTTACGAGAGAG GAATGCCTTGATGTTTAACAATGAGCTCATGGCTGATGTTCATTTCATTGTTGGTCCCCTGGGAGAATCAGAGAGGCTGCCAGCACACAAG TATGTTCTGGCAGTGGGCAGCTCAGTCTTCTGTGCCATGTTCTACGGAGATCTTGCCGAGGGAGAGTCCGAAATCCACATCCCAGACGTGGAACCCGCTGCTTTTCTAATTCTGCTGAA GTACATGTACAGTGACGAGATTGACTTAGAGGCTGACACCGTGCTGGCCACCCTGTATGCTGCCAAGAAGTACATCGTCCCGGCCCTGGCCAAGGCCTGCGTCACCTTCCTGGAGACCAGCCTGGAGGCCAGGAACGCCTGCGTGCTGCTGTCCCAGAGCCGGCTGTTTGAGGAACCGGATCTGACACAGCGCTGCTGGGAGGTGATCGACGCCCAGGCGGAGCTGGCCCTGGGCTCGGAGGGTTTCTGCGAGATCGACCTACAGACCCTGGAGATCATCCTCCAGAGAGAGACCCTGAACACCAAGGAGGTGGTGGTGTTCGAGGCCGTGAAGAACTGGGCCTCGTCCGAGTGcaagaggcaggggctgggggcgaCCTCCAGCAACAAGAGGGCCGTTTTGGGCAAGGCGCTGTACCTGGTGCGCATCCCCACCATGACGCTGGAAGAGTTTGCGGACGGGGCGGCGCAGTCCGACGTCCTGACCCTGGAGGAAACGCATGACGTGTTTCTGTGGTACACGGCCGCCAACAAACCCAAGCTGGACTTCCCCCTGCCTCAGAGGAAGGGCCTGGTACCCCAAAAGTGCCACCGCTTCCAGTCCTCGGCCTACCGCAGCAACCAGTGGCGCTACAGAGGCCGCTGCGACAGCATCCAGTTTGCGGTGGACAAGCGGATCTTTATCGCCGGACTCGGGCTGTATGGCTCCAGTGGAGGCAAGGCAGAGTACAACGTGAAGATTGAACTGAAGAGGCAGGGGGTGACCCTGGCGCAGAACATGACCCGGTTTGTGTCTGATGGGTCGAGCAGCACGTTCCCCGTGTGGTTCGAGCACCCGGTTCAGGTGGAGCAAGATGCCTTCTACACAGTAAGTGCCATCCTAGATGGGAACGAACTCAGTTATTTTGGGCAGGAAGGCATGACGGAAGTGCAGTGCGGGAAAGTGACATTTCAGTTCCAGTGCTCCTCGGACAGTACCAATGGAACTGGGGTGCAGGGGGGGCAGATCCCAGAACTGGTGTTCTATGCATGA
- the LOC136948850 gene encoding BTB/POZ domain-containing protein 6-B-like isoform X1, which produces MPTSDCRLLHHGRIMKCLTFLLLLPETLKKSKKTGKHSGRLPVCYEILTLSLTKKMAAELYPATANTNLPNNGTTVMVTDKKNDVQVTQSATTTATTPTTQQNINNNNIDPTSWQSSHPTLRERNALMFNNELMADVHFIVGPLGESERLPAHKYVLAVGSSVFCAMFYGDLAEGESEIHIPDVEPAAFLILLKYMYSDEIDLEADTVLATLYAAKKYIVPALAKACVTFLETSLEARNACVLLSQSRLFEEPDLTQRCWEVIDAQAELALGSEGFCEIDLQTLEIILQRETLNTKEVVVFEAVKNWASSECKRQGLGATSSNKRAVLGKALYLVRIPTMTLEEFADGAAQSDVLTLEETHDVFLWYTAANKPKLDFPLPQRKGLVPQKCHRFQSSAYRSNQWRYRGRCDSIQFAVDKRIFIAGLGLYGSSGGKAEYNVKIELKRQGVTLAQNMTRFVSDGSSSTFPVWFEHPVQVEQDAFYTVSAILDGNELSYFGQEGMTEVQCGKVTFQFQCSSDSTNGTGVQGGQIPELVFYA; this is translated from the exons ATGCCAACGTCAGATTGCAGGTTGCTCCATCATGGTCGGATCATGAAGTGTTTGACTTTCTTACTTTTACTTCCAGAAACACTGAAAAAGTCTAAAAAGACTGGTAAACACTCGGGAAGACTCCCAGTATGTTATGAGATTCTAACCCTGTCCTTGACGAAGAAGATGGCTGCAGAATTGTACCCAGCGACCGCAAACACCAACCTACCCAACAACGGAACCACAGTTATGGTTACTGACAAGAAAAACGATGTGCAGGTCACCCAGTCGGCAACCACAACAGCGACAACCCCTACCACCCAACAgaacataaacaacaacaacatcgatCCCACGAGCTGGCAGTCCAGCCATCCCACGTTACGAGAGAG GAATGCCTTGATGTTTAACAATGAGCTCATGGCTGATGTTCATTTCATTGTTGGTCCCCTGGGAGAATCAGAGAGGCTGCCAGCACACAAG TATGTTCTGGCAGTGGGCAGCTCAGTCTTCTGTGCCATGTTCTACGGAGATCTTGCCGAGGGAGAGTCCGAAATCCACATCCCAGACGTGGAACCCGCTGCTTTTCTAATTCTGCTGAA GTACATGTACAGTGACGAGATTGACTTAGAGGCTGACACCGTGCTGGCCACCCTGTATGCTGCCAAGAAGTACATCGTCCCGGCCCTGGCCAAGGCCTGCGTCACCTTCCTGGAGACCAGCCTGGAGGCCAGGAACGCCTGCGTGCTGCTGTCCCAGAGCCGGCTGTTTGAGGAACCGGATCTGACACAGCGCTGCTGGGAGGTGATCGACGCCCAGGCGGAGCTGGCCCTGGGCTCGGAGGGTTTCTGCGAGATCGACCTACAGACCCTGGAGATCATCCTCCAGAGAGAGACCCTGAACACCAAGGAGGTGGTGGTGTTCGAGGCCGTGAAGAACTGGGCCTCGTCCGAGTGcaagaggcaggggctgggggcgaCCTCCAGCAACAAGAGGGCCGTTTTGGGCAAGGCGCTGTACCTGGTGCGCATCCCCACCATGACGCTGGAAGAGTTTGCGGACGGGGCGGCGCAGTCCGACGTCCTGACCCTGGAGGAAACGCATGACGTGTTTCTGTGGTACACGGCCGCCAACAAACCCAAGCTGGACTTCCCCCTGCCTCAGAGGAAGGGCCTGGTACCCCAAAAGTGCCACCGCTTCCAGTCCTCGGCCTACCGCAGCAACCAGTGGCGCTACAGAGGCCGCTGCGACAGCATCCAGTTTGCGGTGGACAAGCGGATCTTTATCGCCGGACTCGGGCTGTATGGCTCCAGTGGAGGCAAGGCAGAGTACAACGTGAAGATTGAACTGAAGAGGCAGGGGGTGACCCTGGCGCAGAACATGACCCGGTTTGTGTCTGATGGGTCGAGCAGCACGTTCCCCGTGTGGTTCGAGCACCCGGTTCAGGTGGAGCAAGATGCCTTCTACACAGTAAGTGCCATCCTAGATGGGAACGAACTCAGTTATTTTGGGCAGGAAGGCATGACGGAAGTGCAGTGCGGGAAAGTGACATTTCAGTTCCAGTGCTCCTCGGACAGTACCAATGGAACTGGGGTGCAGGGGGGGCAGATCCCAGAACTGGTGTTCTATGCATGA